A stretch of Lathyrus oleraceus cultivar Zhongwan6 chromosome 6, CAAS_Psat_ZW6_1.0, whole genome shotgun sequence DNA encodes these proteins:
- the LOC127094955 gene encoding uncharacterized protein LOC127094955 — protein MTDSCEHDNVNMVVTRSGKSTEEPEENSAEEDGLLEVDLEIEETKNPEEEVVIMPVKGKEKASKPIIKLPYPPRQKKKDQHENNFEKFLEMFKKLEINIPFSEALEQMPIYAKFMKDNTSKKRSTNVDPVILTETCSVILQGMKIHVKKKDRGSVTIPCCIGDRKFKKAIIDLGASVSLMPLPIYKKLGLGTV, from the coding sequence ATGACAGATTCGTGTGAACATGATAATGTTAACATGGTAGTGACCAGAAGTGGTAAGTCAACTGAAGAACCAGAAGAAAACAGTGCGGAGGAAGATGGGTTGTTAGAGGTCGATTTAGAAATCGAAGAAACAAAGAACCCAGAGGAAGAAGTTGTGATAATGCCTGTAAAGGGGAAAGAAAAAGCTTCTAAACCAATCATCAAACTACCTTACCCTCCAAGACAAAAGAAGAAAGATCAACATGAAAATAATTTTGAGAAgtttttggaaatgtttaagaaACTTGAAATAAACATTCCATTTTCTGAAGCTCtagaacaaatgccaatatatgccaaattcatgaaagacaaCACATCCAAAAAGCGCTCCACGAATGTAGACCCGGTCATCCTCACTGAAACATGTAGTGTTATTCTCCAAGGTATGAAAATTCATGTGAAAAAGAAAGATAGGGGTTCTGTTACTATTCCTTGCTGTATTGGTGATAGAAAGTTCAAGAAGGCTATAATTGATTTGGGAGCTAGTGTGAGTTTGATGCCACTGCCCATTTACAAAAAATTGGGCCTTGGCACCGTTTAA